The Rosa rugosa chromosome 3, drRosRugo1.1, whole genome shotgun sequence sequence GCTGTCAATCTTATAGCTCATGTGCTAGGTGCTTCTGGGGAAGCACTCTCTGCGTAGGAAGTTCCTAGAAACTTTATGAATAAATTGGGATTTGAACTTGGCTTGGTCCGGTTCATTTCCTAATAGTGTTAAAGTTACTTGCACTATTGGTTACATTGTTGTCCAAGGCTTCCTTACTTAATTAGGGTTCTAGGCTTTTTAGTTCTCTAAGCAGTAGTTTGATTCTGACGGTTCCAATATGAGTTGGATACTGCGTATTGTATGTCTCTTTCTACTTATTTAATAGATTGACACCCcttattaaaaataataataataataataataaaaacactACTCAATACAATTAATAATTTCTTTCATCAACCaatcaaaaataataaaatattcaaATTTAACTAAATTTTAATTATTGTTGTTGGAGTGGGAAAGCTTTGAAAAAAAGTTGGGTAAAATAGATTTCAGGTATATTTTATAACACAATAGAAAATTTTAAATCATGTTATTGGAGTTACTCAAACGGAAATACATTTTAAAACATGAGACCATAACTAAAAAGATATGCATTTAGAATATATGCGCATTTTTAGCAACGCtatctatttttttaatcaaagtttagccaaagttgctaaaaaagttgTTTTGGCAGCAATTTTTAAACTACATCTGTATCAGTTTTCTCTATCTtagttagttttgaatttatattattttttgaatgaagaaaaaatagttCAATTAATAAGTtacatataaaaatttaaaaagaattcttttgaattaacaaaaataatagaaaggTTTATCTcactctttatttatttttatttttttcacaatttcttttaaaaagaggatcaaagggtttcactcctgcccccatggtgacttgaacccatgacttcgtcacTTATAGAAATCTGTTGTAGTtgctaaaattgataaaaagctAATTAAATATGTTCTCCAAAATAACTAATAAGCCAAGATATAAAGTCTGATACTTTATCAATTTAGTGATAAGCTAGTTATGAGCTTAATTCAAATaccatttatttttttgagaaattgaaaaacGAGAGAAAACCTTAGTTGGATCCTTCTAGTCTCTTGACTCTCTTCCCTAGGGTTTGATGTCTTTGTCTACTCAACATCTATTTCTTTATTCTAGCAGCTTCCTAGAAAATCACTGTTAaggatttttttaatttttttatttggggCTATGGGCAATGCCGCTGATGAAATAACACaattttacacaaagaaaatgtgattttagagcacccactacctatgtacgaagtcatgggttcgagtcactatgggggcaggagtgaaaccctttgatcctctttaaagaaaagagaaaagaaaaaaaaaagtgtgattttagtaaattgaattttttatatatacaGAATCTACGATGTTTTTAGCAACTGATGTCAGCTCATAAATTTCTTTTCAAAATCTAGGGAATATAGTTAACGAATTTTTTGAAAGCTTCTAGAATTTATAACAAAAAATCTTCTAAAATAGGTCTCGCTGGTGAGTGTGATCTGGTGTGGAAGCAGATGTATCTAGTGTAGGTGTAAGGGTATCTCTATTAGACTACTCGCAAATGATCATTTTGGAGTACGTTTGCTCAAATTAAAGAGACTCAATTAATCCCAACGCTTTCATGAAACTATTTCATCTATTTGGGGGCTAAGTTGATTTGGAAGCATTCTTGTGAGAGATTTATTTTTTTGACTCTACCGGTTATTGGACCGGCAGCACCCATCGATGGTCCTTGGATCTTTTTGCGAACTCGATGTTGGTTATTATTGCCTACAACAGCTTAAGCGATATTAGTTTTGGCTCTCAGTAGTAATTAGTGCCTGTCGTTTGATTCGACAAGGTGTTACTCTCGAGTATTACAATCAAACTAACTCGTAGGCGATAATTCGCTTTTTGCTTCTTGGGTTTGGGATCTCACAATCCCTATGTCCATTTGTTATTGGACAAAATCTTCGTATATTGTTTAATTCCTTCTGATTCTTACTAGGTTAGGGAATGAGTCTCATCTGTTGCACGATTCCATGAGGTTTTTTTAAGGGTCAGGTCTATAGCTTTGTTGATTCATTAATCATTATGTAAGTTAAGATTATTATGTATTGGCATTACTTATACAAAATAATAAGTGTTAGACCTATCTTCGAACTATGTGAGTGTTTGAGTGTTACTCTTAATGGATTAACATCCCTCCCTTTCATATGTGCTATTAGCGTATTATTCGAGGTTAGAGCTATTCGCGTTGGCTGTAAATTCATATGTGTTTGTTCGTATTCACTTACTGCATTTCTTTGTATCTGACCTACAAGAATTAAGGCCGGTAGTTGTTTACCTCAATTTGTCGGTTTTACTGCGTTAACAAACCTCTAGTATTTGTGTTCTTCTTATTTCCCTTGTGATTGTAAAATTTGTGTTGTTCTCTTCACGATAGATTTGAAAGTATGAAATTTGGGTCGTAGGACTGATAAACTGTCTATAATTCTCTTGTTGTAGTtggttttaattaatttaaaattgAACATAACTTCATCGAAGAATATTAACTCCCTTTTAGGCTTAAACGAGATCCATCATAGTAACTGCGCGCAATTTGTAATTGATCCGGGATATTCCTTGGTTTGACGAAAAGAGTGGAGCCGCGGTGACTACTAAAGATAGCTATGTTGTTGCCTTTGAGTTACGCATGCTAAACTAAGAGCAAGTGCATTGGTTTCACCTTGACTGGTCATAGTCAAGAAAAATCCTATGTGGTGACCTTGCTCTCAATTTCCCTACTTGCACCGTTGGTTTTTTGACCGGGCAAAACCAACTCTATCTTGACTACAGCCAAGAAAATAGTCATACCCATGACATTTTCCTTGCCCAGCCAAGGCTTGTGCCAGCTCGACCCACACCTAAACGTGGGTgacaggaggaggagagagaagaggtcaggcgacctcgggggcagcagcagcagaaaCTGAAGCAGCAACAGCAAGCATACCCGCCTGGGGTTGCTTCGATCTCCACCTGGGGGCAGCGTCTGGGCGGGCTGAGGCGACGAAGCGGCCGGACGaggtgaggcgacctcggggggggggagggggccGGGTCCTTGGCCGGAGGACGGAgaaaaatccgggtcgggtcggaccttcgtctggtgcagctgcgagAGAGAGAACTGGAGGGGGGGAaatgaaaaactgaaaatttaagATCCttttaaacaaaatagaatttttttttttttgctatttatggaaaattttcagatttcaaaaattcataataaattcatacgaactccgaatattgcgttccacgtatgcacgagatcgtatcgacgatctctataactttcatgaaggaagttttcccaaattatgtatgtgtaaaaagtcgattttcgagaccccttaaaattatataataatgaacagtgttgaccggacaagaaaaacaacgggtgtaaacccatgtccagtggcagtgaatagtaacttgactggtcgaattcttgacttctcgactttgtcttttcttgactacgggtgcacttgctctaatcAATGATtggatcgtcctagatcaattCTGGTTCAACTCTTCCCTTCCAATCCATTGGATGACATTACGTTGCTCTCTCCCCCTTTGAAGTCGTGATCCCTCACTTATGTAGCTAAGAGTATTtccaacagttttttttttttttttttcaaaaatccCAATTACAAAGACTTAAAAGTTAATGTTTctataattttattaattatgTTAAAGAAATTCTCTCAAATCGTATCATTTAGTTGAAGCCATTGTAACTTTCAAATTATCATGATGATCAGTGTTTTTATTCGAGTTAATAGAATTGTGACCCCACACCCCCTCCCCACCCAAATACAAGATGTCATAATCATTGTTGACAAGAGAATATTAGTCAGCCTTTTGTTAATCAAAAGTAGAATACAAATAGATTCCTTAATTATAAGCGTGATTACATGCAGTCGCAAGTCGTTAACCAAAACCATGCAGGTAATTAAACCTGAATTACGCAAATTTAGAAAGAAGGCTGAACGCCCTACAACCCCGTTCCGTCGGGAACCAAACATTCTAAAACACCTCCGTTTTAAGCAGGACAAGCCCACGTGGCGGTCATGTCAAACGGGTCCCACAACCCACGGCCTCTGGTTATGTGGATACATTCGATGGCTCTCTGCCCCAGTCGCTTCTCCATcccctctctctcgctctctctctctctcctctatcatCTTTCcgtttgtttctctctctctctaataaTTCCGGCTACTTCTCTTGTCAGATTCCGGCCAACCCCTTTCTTTCCCTTTATATATACCCAACTCTCACCCTCCCCTTTAGCACTCTTACATTTCAATTTTCACACACCCTCCCCAcccaccctctctctctctctctctgtcagtCTCAGTCTCAGTCTCAAGTCTCAAGTCTCAAACACACCAACTGCTCTAACACAATCACCCACCAGCTCCATTATCATCACTGACTGAATAATACATGTACTTTCATGCGGACCCTTTACGACCAAACCGTAGCACGTACCATTTCTTTAACAGTGTAACCTCGTTTTTGGTATAGTATAGAGTAATATAATCCAACACCTTTCGAATTCGTGACCGATCTCGAGTTCAGTTGTGGACAGAAATTCCAAAACTTTGTTTTGTGATCTATGAACAGAGCGCTGCCGGAGATGTTGAACTGTATGAACGCGCCGGGAGGCCTCGTCGCCGGAAACTGTACGGACATGACGGTGCTGGACAGACAGAGGACTCGGATGAGGTGGCAGCAAGACCAGTTCCAGCAGCAGCCGCAGCAGCAGCACCAAGGCTACTTTGGCGGGAACGAGCTCAATGGGGTGTTCAATCACGTGCCAATTCAGGCGAGCCAGGTTCAGAATTTCCAGGGGTTGATCGGGCTCGGCGGCGACTTGGGGATGGGGCAGGCGGTGAAACCCGACCTGAGTTCGGAAAATGGGTGGACCGAATTGGGTTATGGGTCTTGTCGGTTTGAGATGAATAATATTTCCAGGACTTTCAGCTGCCCGCCCAAAGTTGCCGCCGAGACTGAGAGCAACAACGCCGTCGCGCCTGCCAAGATTAGCTCGCCGGCCGGCAAGGAAAGCTTTAAGAAGAGGAAAGCCGATAAGGCACAAAACAATAAGGTCTGTAAttctctctttcattttcttgATTCCTCTGTTTTACTGCTTTAAACTTCATCCACATTCTTATTTATTGCTTCATCTTTGCCAAGTGCTTTTATGTATTTTGGTTTTATAAGTTGACTCTGAAAAGGGGTCAATCTTTTGGTCAACTTTTTGCAAATTGGCTTATGCaaatctttctgggttttctagGCTGTAGCAGAAGATGATTCCTCGGACAAAAGAATGAAAGGGTGTGCAGAGGAGGGTGACTCCAAGATCACAGAACAAAATAGCACCAAGAACAACGACAGAGAATCTTCTGCTGATACTTCAAAAGAGAATTCAAAAGCTTCCGAGGTTCAAAAGCCGGATTACATTCATGTCCGGGCGCGCCGAGGTCAGGCCACTGATAGCCACAGCTTGGCTGAGAGAGTGAGTATTACTGTTAGAACATATTGGCACTCTTTTGTTGTTATGCCATAGATCCTGCTGTTCGATTTTGTgttatttatgcaatttttgcTTGTGATCGTGAAGGTGAGGAGGGAAAAAATTAGTGAAAGAATGAAGTATCTGCAAGATTTAGTACCAGGGTGCAACAAGATCACTGGCAAGGCTGGTATGCTAGACGAAATCATCAATTATGTTCAATCCCTTCAACGACAAGTAGAGGTGACATACATTTGATCTTGCCATCACTTGTTGAATTTCCTGGATATCTTTTATTCTTGTGTATTCTTAATTTTGATCCTCTTCTTAATTAACAGTTCCTGTCTATGAAACTAGCTGCTGTTAATCCGAGGCTTGATTTCAACATCGACGACTTGTTTACAAAAGAGGTAAGGAGACTTTAAATCCCACAAGGTAACTAGTGCATGAGGATGGTCAACATATAATCTCTAAAATAGactgaaaaaagaaacaaaactgcTTGAAATGGCTTAACAAATGAAGTAGCTTTAAGTAATCATCAATCTGTTGATCCAAATATATGTTGCTAACTCTAGTTTTGCTTGAAAATTGACAGATGTTTCCTGCAAACATGGCCAATTTTCCGACAATTGGAATGTCATCAGAAATGACTAGTTCTGCATATCTTCAGTTTAATCACATACAACAATTGCTTCAATGTTCGGGATTGGAGAGTGGGATAACTTCCCCTGATTCAGCGCTGCTTCGAAGAAGCATCAGCGCTCCTATATCAATCCCTGAAACATTTGTTGACACATCCTGCTTCACGGTAATTTCTTCTACACTTGTATATCTAGTATAAACCCGATAAATTTAGCAATATTTTGATGGTAGATTATGTATGCTCTTGCAGCAAGTCCAACCTCCTACAACTTGGGATGCCGATATACAAAACCTTTTCAATGTGGAATTTCATCAAGGAAGAACAGCACAATTTCCGTCTCAACCATTTACAGGTAGATAGAACTAAAAAATCTGTCTTTGGTGCCTTTTTAGCATTCCATATAACATTGCTCTGAGATAAAGATTAATTAGGTTTAACCACCTTGACAGAGACAGGACTGCATAGACCCGCAAGTCTCTAAGCAGAGTTTGCTTAGAAATGTCCTTTCTAATTGGAATACGTATATAAAAGTTGTGTAGATGAACCTCCATCTCCTTTTCTTCCAAAATCGATAAACCACAGATTTTCTCCTTTGATGATTACGATATTGCCTAAACATTTTGGATAGAAAGTGGAAGCAGTTAAAGGGTCTGATGCATTTTGACTCTGTAAACCACATAATGGCTATCATCAGTAATAGTGATGATGTATGTCCATTATATAAAAGTCTTGAGCAAAATGAAAACGGTCCCCCCAATTCAGAATATTTAGTCTATAATTCACTCAATCAACTAGTGATGATGCTAAATTGAAGTGGAAACCAGTCCATGTGTAGTTGTATCTTATCCCACATTTCTTATCTAATAGCCCTCATTATTTTGCAGGTTCCATTGAAGCTAGCAATTTAAAGATGGAGATGTGAACCAAACATTGATCAATCATTTGATGATTCTTGGAAGCGTTTACTTAATGCCTCTGatccagatttttttttactcCTAAGTACATAACATATTTATGTTTGTAAGTATACCTACAACATAgtatgaataaaataaattccTCCTATTAACCATTAACACCTTCCATTCTCCATATTACTATAGCAACAACCTAACAGAATTTGCAAGTACTTATAAATGGTTGATGgcgaaaagaaaatggaacccCTTGTTTCAAACAAGTTACCATTGAACCCATTGAAAAGATTAAATTACCATCCATATGAAGTAAAACTGTAAAAGTGAAAGACAAAGCTGCGCATCATAAGCAAGTCACAATTGTGAAGCAAATAGCTGTAATTTGGTGATGGAATGCAGCTATGCAAGTTGTCTGTATGATAGATGAATATGAGAGACAAGTTCAAACAAGCACTACATGAGGGGCAGCCGGTATGAGCCTACCGGTGGACCTTCTCAGCCCCCCTTTTAGAAGAATAATAATATTTGTTGATAGAGACCCTGATAATTTAAGCAAACAGAGTGATGAACAGGGTGTGACAGCAATTTAAAGCAGAGCAAACAAAGCAAATTGCCAAGAAACATGACGAATTTGCTGATCCAAACCTTACATATTCAATTGGTTAAACTTGTTTTCATGTGCCTGCTGAGTAAAGCATTCACAAGTAAT is a genomic window containing:
- the LOC133740449 gene encoding transcription factor bHLH63-like, translated to MNRALPEMLNCMNAPGGLVAGNCTDMTVLDRQRTRMRWQQDQFQQQPQQQHQGYFGGNELNGVFNHVPIQASQVQNFQGLIGLGGDLGMGQAVKPDLSSENGWTELGYGSCRFEMNNISRTFSCPPKVAAETESNNAVAPAKISSPAGKESFKKRKADKAQNNKAVAEDDSSDKRMKGCAEEGDSKITEQNSTKNNDRESSADTSKENSKASEVQKPDYIHVRARRGQATDSHSLAERVRREKISERMKYLQDLVPGCNKITGKAGMLDEIINYVQSLQRQVEFLSMKLAAVNPRLDFNIDDLFTKEMFPANMANFPTIGMSSEMTSSAYLQFNHIQQLLQCSGLESGITSPDSALLRRSISAPISIPETFVDTSCFTQVQPPTTWDADIQNLFNVEFHQGRTAQFPSQPFTGSIEASNLKMEM